In the genome of Myroides phaeus, one region contains:
- a CDS encoding SufE family protein: MTIKETQEEIIDEFSMFDDWMERYEYIIELGKGLPLIDAQYQVEENLIKGCQSQVWLYAEESNGNIVFTANSDAILTKGIIAILIRVFSGHKAEDILNADLSFIDEIGLKEHLSPTRANGLVSMVKQIRMYALAYQAKH, from the coding sequence ATGACAATTAAAGAAACTCAAGAGGAAATCATTGATGAGTTTTCAATGTTTGACGATTGGATGGAACGATATGAGTATATCATCGAATTAGGAAAAGGACTTCCGTTGATTGATGCACAGTATCAAGTAGAAGAGAACCTTATTAAAGGATGCCAATCGCAAGTTTGGTTATATGCAGAGGAGTCAAATGGAAATATTGTGTTTACTGCTAATAGTGATGCAATTTTAACGAAGGGAATTATCGCAATTTTAATTCGCGTATTTTCAGGTCACAAAGCTGAAGATATTTTAAATGCAGACCTGTCTTTTATTGATGAGATTGGTTTGAAAGAACATTTGTCGCCAACACGTGCAAATGGATTAGTATCAATGGTTAAACAAATAAGAATGTATGCTTTAGCTTATCAAGCGAAGCACTAA
- a CDS encoding FecCD family ABC transporter permease, translating to MQKKLSFYVICLITILVLIAIASIFIGVYQFEEGAFQTIYKILFTQEAVKASDYYVFFDVRLPRVLMAILTGAGLSLAGTCLQGMFKNPLASPDLIGITAGSVLFAAVTIVLGSYVKAIVPEVIHYSLLSIMSFIGAMVTMTFVYKMSTQAGKTNVSILLLSGVAITALTGAATGLLTYVSDEEELRNLTFWTLGSLAGATWTKVAILGIVILGALIFLINKGKALNAMMLGERDASHLGIPVETIKKRIVLLSALMVGTAVAFTGTIGFVGLIVPYILRLIFKSNYYFILPLSTVCGSILLLVADTVSRTIVPPSEVPIGILTSIMGAPVFIAILIRFKKSL from the coding sequence ATGCAGAAAAAACTCTCATTTTACGTTATTTGCCTAATTACAATACTTGTACTCATAGCAATAGCGTCTATTTTCATAGGAGTTTACCAATTTGAAGAGGGAGCTTTTCAAACTATTTACAAAATTCTATTTACACAAGAAGCAGTAAAAGCAAGTGATTACTACGTCTTTTTTGACGTGAGATTACCACGAGTACTAATGGCTATATTAACTGGAGCAGGTCTTTCCCTTGCGGGAACCTGTTTACAGGGAATGTTTAAAAACCCTTTGGCTTCACCTGATTTAATTGGTATTACAGCAGGATCAGTCTTATTCGCAGCGGTTACCATTGTCTTAGGTAGTTATGTCAAAGCAATTGTGCCTGAAGTTATTCACTACTCTCTATTAAGCATTATGAGCTTTATTGGAGCAATGGTTACAATGACGTTTGTATATAAAATGTCAACACAAGCAGGAAAAACAAACGTTAGTATATTGTTGCTCTCAGGTGTTGCAATTACAGCATTAACAGGTGCTGCAACAGGACTACTTACCTATGTATCCGACGAAGAAGAACTGAGAAACTTAACGTTTTGGACACTTGGTAGTTTGGCTGGTGCAACGTGGACTAAAGTAGCTATCCTTGGTATTGTCATCCTTGGTGCACTTATTTTCTTAATAAACAAAGGAAAGGCTTTAAATGCAATGATGCTTGGAGAAAGAGATGCCTCACATTTAGGAATCCCTGTGGAAACCATCAAGAAGCGCATCGTTTTACTATCTGCTTTAATGGTAGGAACAGCAGTTGCATTTACAGGAACTATCGGTTTTGTGGGATTAATTGTTCCCTATATCTTGCGATTAATCTTTAAATCGAACTACTATTTCATCCTGCCACTATCTACTGTTTGTGGTAGTATACTATTATTAGTTGCTGATACAGTAAGCAGAACCATCGTTCCTCCGTCAGAAGTTCCAATCGGAATATTGACATCTATTATGGGAGCACCGGTATTTATTGCTATTTTAATCCGATTCAAAAAATCTTTATAA
- a CDS encoding heme ABC transporter ATP-binding protein, protein MIEAQKVNYKSKENYIINNIDFDCQAGEFIAILGPNGAGKSTFLSVLADELHEKGNKILLKSCDYTKWCKKELPKHKAKFSQHHNGDIPLNVEDVVMMGRYPYFDHIPTENDKKAIQDSMECIDICPLKEREYNHLSGGEKQRVHLARVLSQLTNDIENKLLFLDEPLNNLDVLHQHKILDLIKSFTAKGNTAIVVIHDLNLAAQFADKILLLEKGKKVIYDTPQNVLTQEIITKVYNFPCIVTQNPVNNNPLIIFGV, encoded by the coding sequence ATGATTGAAGCACAAAAAGTCAACTATAAGTCTAAAGAAAACTATATCATAAACAACATAGATTTCGACTGTCAAGCAGGAGAATTTATTGCTATACTTGGACCGAATGGAGCTGGTAAATCTACATTTTTAAGTGTCTTAGCAGACGAATTACACGAGAAGGGCAATAAGATTTTATTGAAGTCTTGCGATTATACCAAATGGTGTAAAAAAGAACTTCCAAAGCATAAAGCGAAATTCTCTCAACATCACAATGGCGATATCCCACTAAATGTAGAGGATGTTGTTATGATGGGAAGATATCCTTACTTTGACCATATCCCCACTGAAAACGACAAAAAAGCAATTCAAGATAGTATGGAATGCATAGATATTTGTCCACTAAAAGAACGAGAGTACAATCACTTATCAGGAGGAGAAAAACAACGTGTACACTTGGCAAGAGTATTATCACAATTGACCAATGACATCGAAAACAAACTGTTATTTTTAGATGAGCCCTTAAACAACTTAGATGTTCTCCACCAGCATAAGATTTTAGACTTAATCAAGTCTTTTACTGCAAAAGGAAACACAGCCATAGTTGTTATACACGACCTAAATTTAGCTGCTCAATTTGCAGATAAAATATTACTTTTAGAAAAAGGGAAGAAAGTTATATACGATACACCTCAGAATGTTTTAACACAAGAAATCATCACAAAAGTTTACAACTTTCCTTGTATCGTTACTCAAAACCCTGTCAACAATAACCCGCTAATTATATTTGGCGTTTAA
- a CDS encoding iron-sulfur cluster assembly protein, translated as MEAIDVQQLGENIVRVLKTIYDPEIPVDIYELGLIYDVFVNETHDVKILMTLTSPNCPVAETLPMEVEEKVKSIDNVKGVEVELTFDPSWSKDLMSEEAKLELGML; from the coding sequence ATGGAAGCAATTGATGTACAACAATTAGGAGAAAATATAGTTCGTGTTTTAAAAACTATTTATGACCCTGAAATTCCAGTAGATATTTACGAGTTAGGTTTAATTTACGATGTTTTTGTAAACGAAACTCACGATGTAAAGATTTTAATGACTTTGACTTCTCCAAACTGTCCAGTAGCTGAAACGTTACCAATGGAAGTAGAAGAGAAAGTAAAATCAATCGACAACGTAAAAGGAGTAGAGGTTGAGTTGACATTTGACCCATCATGGTCTAAAGACTTGATGAGTGAAGAGGCTAAGTTAGAATTGGGAATGCTATAA
- a CDS encoding hemin-degrading factor: MNTETLTLKQRWDALKAENPTMRIRNAAQALKASEMELLATQVGDTVTRLQPSFVEILSEVETLGKVMALTRNDECVHERKGVYSNPDFSSPHAGLFVNPDIDLRIFLSHWKKAFAVVEQAGDKPRKSLQFFGKDGEAIHKIYLVPQSNDEAFDALVSKYKSDDQSTVETTEAYIPSLDERLDEEIDVEGFRQGWKDLKDTHDFYMLLRKYNVTRTQALRLAPDAYYAKQISKEAIVTMLETAAEKELPIMVFVGNRGNIQIHTGPVKRTMWHQQWYNVLDPDFNMHLDMDKINQVWVVRKPTEDGIVTSIEVFNEIGEIIVQFFGKRKPGIPELEEWREIISSLE, from the coding sequence ATGAACACAGAAACACTTACATTAAAACAACGTTGGGATGCTTTAAAAGCAGAAAATCCAACTATGAGAATACGCAATGCTGCTCAAGCATTGAAAGCAAGTGAAATGGAATTATTAGCAACACAAGTGGGTGACACAGTTACCCGTTTACAACCTTCTTTTGTTGAAATTTTATCAGAAGTTGAAACACTTGGAAAAGTAATGGCTTTAACGCGTAATGACGAATGTGTACACGAGCGAAAAGGAGTTTATAGCAATCCAGACTTTTCATCACCACACGCTGGATTATTTGTAAACCCTGATATTGATTTAAGAATATTCTTAAGCCATTGGAAAAAGGCTTTTGCTGTAGTAGAACAAGCAGGAGATAAACCAAGAAAGAGTTTACAATTCTTTGGAAAAGATGGAGAAGCAATTCACAAAATATATCTTGTACCTCAAAGTAATGATGAGGCATTTGACGCTTTAGTTTCAAAATACAAATCAGACGACCAAAGTACAGTTGAAACAACAGAAGCTTATATTCCAAGTTTAGACGAACGTTTAGATGAAGAAATAGACGTAGAAGGATTCCGCCAAGGCTGGAAAGACTTAAAAGACACACACGACTTTTATATGTTGTTGAGAAAATACAATGTAACAAGAACACAAGCATTGCGTTTAGCTCCTGATGCTTACTATGCTAAGCAAATTTCAAAAGAAGCAATTGTTACAATGTTAGAAACAGCGGCAGAAAAAGAATTGCCAATTATGGTGTTTGTAGGAAACAGAGGAAACATCCAAATCCACACAGGACCAGTTAAACGCACAATGTGGCATCAACAATGGTACAATGTTTTAGATCCAGATTTCAATATGCACTTAGATATGGACAAAATCAACCAAGTTTGGGTAGTAAGAAAACCAACGGAAGACGGTATTGTTACATCAATTGA
- a CDS encoding aminotransferase class V-fold PLP-dependent enzyme yields MLDINKIREDFPILKQKVNGKPLVYFDNAATAQKPKVVEDAIVEYYETINANIHRGVHTLSQLATDAYEESRQKIKAHLNAKEDREIIFTAGTTFGINLVANGFGALLKEGDEIIISAMEHHSNIVPWQFACERSGATLKVIPMNQNGELLMDEYDKLLSKNTKVVAVNHISNALGTINPIEYIIKKAHEVGAAVLIDGAQATPHIKPDVQALDCDFYVFSGHKVCGPTGTGVLYGKEEWLNQLPPYQGGGEMIKTVTFEKTTYACLPHKFEAGTPNIAGGIVLGYALDYMNEIGFDNIAAYEHELLVYGTEKLLEIEGVKIIGTAKEKASVISFNIEGIHPYDIGVIVDKLGVAVRTGHHCTQPIMDFFGIPGTIRASFSFYNTKEEIDTFIAAVKKAKMMLS; encoded by the coding sequence ATGTTAGATATAAATAAGATTAGAGAGGATTTTCCAATTCTTAAACAAAAAGTAAATGGAAAGCCTTTAGTGTATTTCGATAATGCAGCAACAGCGCAAAAACCAAAAGTGGTTGAGGATGCTATTGTTGAGTATTATGAAACGATAAATGCAAATATTCACAGAGGAGTACATACGCTTAGTCAATTGGCTACAGATGCGTATGAGGAATCGAGACAAAAAATAAAAGCGCATCTTAATGCGAAAGAGGATAGAGAGATAATCTTTACAGCAGGTACTACATTCGGTATCAACCTTGTTGCTAACGGATTTGGAGCTTTGTTGAAAGAAGGAGATGAGATTATTATCTCTGCTATGGAACACCATTCTAATATTGTGCCTTGGCAGTTTGCTTGTGAACGTTCAGGGGCTACGTTAAAAGTTATTCCAATGAATCAAAACGGAGAGCTTTTAATGGATGAGTATGATAAATTGCTTTCTAAAAACACAAAAGTTGTAGCTGTTAACCATATTTCAAATGCATTAGGAACTATTAATCCAATTGAATACATCATTAAGAAAGCGCACGAAGTTGGAGCTGCTGTTTTAATTGATGGGGCTCAAGCTACTCCACATATTAAACCAGATGTACAAGCATTAGATTGTGATTTTTACGTGTTTTCAGGACATAAAGTTTGTGGACCAACGGGGACAGGAGTTTTGTATGGAAAAGAAGAGTGGTTAAATCAATTGCCTCCTTATCAAGGTGGAGGGGAGATGATTAAGACAGTTACTTTTGAAAAGACTACTTATGCGTGTTTGCCTCATAAATTTGAAGCAGGAACACCAAATATTGCAGGAGGAATTGTTTTAGGATATGCTCTTGATTATATGAATGAGATTGGTTTTGACAATATTGCTGCTTATGAGCACGAACTATTGGTTTACGGAACTGAGAAGTTACTTGAAATCGAGGGGGTTAAGATTATAGGAACAGCAAAAGAAAAAGCATCTGTTATTTCGTTTAATATTGAAGGTATTCACCCGTATGATATTGGTGTTATTGTAGATAAATTAGGTGTTGCTGTACGTACAGGGCATCATTGTACACAACCAATCATGGATTTCTTTGGTATTCCTGGTACAATTAGAGCCTCTTTTAGTTTTTACAATACAAAAGAAGAGATCGATACATTCATTGCTGCAGTGAAAAAGGCAAAAATGATGTTATCATAA
- a CDS encoding hemin ABC transporter substrate-binding protein, which yields MKNLTALFLVAISLLSCNQNKKQESTDSTEVKTERIISLNGAITEILADLGEKQNIVAVDVTSTFPEDLKQTATDLGHTSKISIESIMALNPSILYATEKDMTDEMKAQLQKSGIRLEIIKQVFTVDGTKDMIKTIAESLNKTDYNDLLTRIDKDLEGFHKFEKQPKVLFIYARGAATLLVAGDETPVNNVISLAGGINAVTEFKDFKPLTPESLLNSNPDYILMFTTGLESMGGIDGVLKIDGINQTNAGKNRKVIAMDGQLLAGFGPRVGQAAKELNHLLSE from the coding sequence ATGAAAAACCTAACAGCTTTATTCCTTGTAGCAATCTCTCTATTGAGTTGCAATCAAAACAAAAAACAAGAATCAACTGATTCTACTGAAGTTAAAACAGAACGCATTATATCATTAAATGGTGCAATAACAGAGATACTTGCAGATTTAGGAGAAAAACAAAACATTGTAGCAGTTGATGTTACAAGTACTTTTCCAGAGGACCTAAAACAAACGGCAACTGATTTAGGGCATACATCTAAAATATCAATTGAAAGCATTATGGCGCTAAATCCAAGTATTTTATACGCTACAGAAAAAGATATGACAGATGAAATGAAAGCTCAATTGCAAAAATCAGGTATCCGCTTAGAAATCATTAAACAAGTTTTTACTGTTGATGGTACAAAAGATATGATTAAAACGATTGCAGAATCATTAAATAAAACAGATTATAACGACTTACTTACTCGCATTGACAAAGACTTAGAAGGGTTTCACAAGTTTGAAAAACAACCAAAAGTCTTGTTCATTTATGCAAGAGGTGCTGCAACATTATTAGTAGCTGGAGACGAAACTCCTGTAAACAATGTGATTTCATTAGCAGGAGGAATTAATGCTGTAACTGAATTCAAGGATTTCAAACCTCTTACACCAGAGTCATTATTGAATAGCAACCCTGACTATATCTTAATGTTTACAACAGGTTTAGAAAGTATGGGAGGCATTGACGGAGTTCTTAAAATAGATGGTATTAACCAAACTAATGCAGGTAAAAACAGAAAAGTTATCGCAATGGATGGTCAATTATTAGCCGGTTTTGGTCCAAGAGTTGGTCAAGCAGCAAAAGAATTAAATCACTTATTATCAGAATAA